A genomic window from Balaenoptera acutorostrata chromosome 20, mBalAcu1.1, whole genome shotgun sequence includes:
- the LOC103014123 gene encoding fibroblast growth factor 11 isoform X1 has translation MAAPASSLIRQKREVREPGGSRPVSAQRRVCPRGTKSLCQKQLLILLSKVRLCGGRPARPDRCPEPQLKGIVTKLFCCQGFYLQAKPDGSIQGTPEDTSSFTHFKLIPVGLRVVTIQSAKLGHYMAMNAEGLLYSSPHFTAECRFKECVSENYYVLYASALYRQRRSGRSWYLGLDKEGRVMKGNRVKKTKAAAHFVPKLLEVAVYREPSLHSVPETSPSRPPAPCHAVPGLEAPCPRHHHSLSPSPASGPALTPAATLMP, from the exons ATGGCGGCACCGGCCAGCAGCCTGATCCGGCAGAAGCGGGAGGTCCGCGAGCCCGGGGGCAGCCGGCCCGTGTCAGCGCAGCGGCGCGTGTGTCCCCGCGGCACCAAGTCCCTTTGCCAGAAGCAGCTCCTCATCCTGCTGTCCAAGGTGCGACTGTGCGGGGGGCGGCCCGCGCGGCCGGACCGCTGCCCGG AGCCTCAGCTCAAAGGCATCGTCACCAAACTGTTCTGCTGCCAGGGTTTCTACCTCCAGGCGAAGCCCGACGGGAGTATCCAGGGCACCCCAGAGGACACCAGCTCTTTCA cccacttCAAACTGATCCCTGTGGGGCTCCGTGTAGTCACCATCCAGAGTGCCAAGCTGGGTCACTACATGGCCATGAACGCTGAGGGGCTGCTCTACAGCTCG CCACATTTCACAGCTGAGTGTCGCTTTAAGGAGTGCGTCTCTGAGAATTACTATGTCCTGTACGCCTCAGCTCTCTATCGCCAGCGTCGTTCTGGCCGGTCCTGGTACCTGGGCCTGGACAAGGAGGGCCGAGTCATGAAGGGAAATCGAGTCAAGAAGACCAAGGCAGCCGCCCACTTTGTGCCCAAGCTCCTGGAGG tgGCTGTGTACCGGGAGCCTTCTCTCCACAGTGTCCCTGAGACCTCCCCTTccaggccccctgccccctgccatgCAGTCCCCGGACTGGAGGCTCCCTGCCCTCGCCACCACCACAGCCTGTCTCCCAGccctgcttctggccctgctctcacCCCTGCTGCCACGCTCATGCCCTGA
- the LOC130705957 gene encoding transmembrane protein 102-like — MASAVWGSAPWWGPPPPAPARPLTDIDFCSGAQLQELTQLIQELGVQESWSEGPKPGPDLLQAKDFVFSLLGLVHRRDPRFPPQAELLLLRGGIREGSLDLGPAPLGPYARGPHYDASFTLLVPVLSLDGTGQELQPDVGSCYAWLFLPEQVRGTSVREAWQDCLGPPVPGGRDSIHPAQSKQTPKDPQISVDQLHGDVTEPEAHESLEKSPSNVSVPELPQQDVTDVDFPSPLKKTNGDVTKAADVSPVPQPSEAREAWPTLCPAQVAAWFFASLAAVAESLFPVPGAPRLVHAARHAGVTTILLATPGSPRRLLLFDLIPVVSVAGWPQEARSHSWAGPLASESSSFYLVPGGGGTERPGASGWQLCFARQELALKMRIPVPLLQAHAAAQALLRPLVAGIRVAAPYLLRTLLYWACERLPALYVARPENAGACCLGLLDELGRVLEAGTLPHYFLSGQKLGAGDGAASLLGALALLRRDPARALRAAVEEAKAARKGGGLAGVGGGAH, encoded by the exons ATGGCTTCCGCGGTCTGGGGGAGTGCTCCCTGGTGGGGCCcaccgcccccagccccagcccggccGCTCACGGACATCGACTTCTGCTCTGGGGCGCAGCTGCAAGAACTAACCCAGCTGATCCAGGAGCTGGGTGTGCAGGAGAGCTGGAGTGAAGGTCCCAAGCCAGGACCAGATCTCCTCCAGGCCAaggactttgttttctctttgcttg GTCTCGTTCACCGCCGGGACCCTCGCTTTCCTCCACAGGCAGAGCTCTTGCTGCTTCGTGGCGGGATTCGCGAGGGCTCCCTGGATCTGGGGCCTGCGCCTCTAGGTCCCTACGCTCGGGGACCTCACTACGACGCCAGCTTCACCCTCCTGGTGCCCGTGCTTTCGCTAGATGGCACTGGGCAGGAGCTGCAACCGGACGTGGGATCCTGTTACGCATGGCTCTTCCTCCCAGAGCAAGTACGCGGAACCTCGGTCCGGGAGGCATGGCAGGATTGCCTAGGACCCCCAGTCCCAGGAGGACGTGATTCGATCCACCCAGCCCAAAGCAAACAAACTCCCAAGGATCCGCAAATCTCCGTGGACCAGCTGCACGGTGACGTCACTGAGCCTGAGGCACACGAGTCTTTGGAAAAATCACCTAGTAATGTTTCAGTGCCAGAATTGCCTCAACAAGACGTAACCGATGTTGACTTTCCTTCACCACTGAAAAAAACGAATGGTGACGTCACCAAAGCAGCCGACGTTAGCCCAGTGCCACAGCCGTCGGAGGCTCGGGAGGCATGGCCCACATTGTGCCCCGCCCAGGTGGCTGCCTGGTTCTTCGCTTCGCTGGCTGCGGTCGCTGAGTCCCTGTTTCCGGTCCCGGGTGCCCCGCGCTTGGTCCACGCAGCCCGCCACGCGGGGGTCACCACCATCCTCCTGGCTACGCCCGGGTCCCCGCGCCGCCTCCTGCTTTTCGACTTGATCCCCGTGGTGTCCGTGGCCGGCTGGCCCCAGGAGGCTCGGAGCCACTCGTGGGCCGGCCCGCTGGCCTCGGAGTCGTCTTCCTTCTACCTGGtgcccggcggcggcggcacaGAGCGGCCGGGCGCCTCCGGATGGCAGCTCTGCTTCGCCCGCCAAGAGCTGGCGCTCAAGATGCGCATACCCGTTCCCCTGCTGCAAGCGCACGCGGCGGCCCAGGCGCTGCTGCGCCCGCTGGTGGCCGGGATTAGGGTCGCGGCGCCCTATCTCCTGCGGACGTTGCTCTACTGGGCGTGCGAGCGGCTGCCCGCGCTCTATGTGGCGCGACCCGAGAATGCGGGCGCCTGCTGCCTCGGGCTGCTGGATGAGCTGGGCCGGGTGCTCGAGGCTGGGACGCTGCCCCACTATTTTCTGAGTGGCCAAAAGCTCGGTGCGGGGGACGGCGCCGCTTCGCTGCTTGGGGCGTTGGCCCTGCTTCGCAGGGACCCTGCCCGCGCCCTGCGCGCCGCTGTAGAAGAGGCCAAGGCTGCACGCAAGGGGGGCGGCTTAGCCGGCGTGGGAGGCGGGGCCCATTAA
- the LOC103014123 gene encoding fibroblast growth factor 11 isoform X2: MAAPASSLIRQKREVREPGGSRPVSAQRRVCPRGTKSLCQKQLLILLSKVRLCGGRPARPDRCPEPQLKGIVTKLFCCQGFYLQAKPDGSIQGTPEDTSSFTHFKLIPVGLRVVTIQSAKLGHYMAMNAEGLLYSSRRSGRSWYLGLDKEGRVMKGNRVKKTKAAAHFVPKLLEVAVYREPSLHSVPETSPSRPPAPCHAVPGLEAPCPRHHHSLSPSPASGPALTPAATLMP; the protein is encoded by the exons ATGGCGGCACCGGCCAGCAGCCTGATCCGGCAGAAGCGGGAGGTCCGCGAGCCCGGGGGCAGCCGGCCCGTGTCAGCGCAGCGGCGCGTGTGTCCCCGCGGCACCAAGTCCCTTTGCCAGAAGCAGCTCCTCATCCTGCTGTCCAAGGTGCGACTGTGCGGGGGGCGGCCCGCGCGGCCGGACCGCTGCCCGG AGCCTCAGCTCAAAGGCATCGTCACCAAACTGTTCTGCTGCCAGGGTTTCTACCTCCAGGCGAAGCCCGACGGGAGTATCCAGGGCACCCCAGAGGACACCAGCTCTTTCA cccacttCAAACTGATCCCTGTGGGGCTCCGTGTAGTCACCATCCAGAGTGCCAAGCTGGGTCACTACATGGCCATGAACGCTGAGGGGCTGCTCTACAGCTCG CGTCGTTCTGGCCGGTCCTGGTACCTGGGCCTGGACAAGGAGGGCCGAGTCATGAAGGGAAATCGAGTCAAGAAGACCAAGGCAGCCGCCCACTTTGTGCCCAAGCTCCTGGAGG tgGCTGTGTACCGGGAGCCTTCTCTCCACAGTGTCCCTGAGACCTCCCCTTccaggccccctgccccctgccatgCAGTCCCCGGACTGGAGGCTCCCTGCCCTCGCCACCACCACAGCCTGTCTCCCAGccctgcttctggccctgctctcacCCCTGCTGCCACGCTCATGCCCTGA
- the LOC130705918 gene encoding thialysine N-epsilon-acetyltransferase-like — protein sequence MASVLIREAKEGDCGNILRLIRELAEYEKLSDQVKISEEALRADGFGENPFYHCLVAEILPVPGEPQGKSTPISEVPSPVSLKGLSPRCPAA from the exons ATGGCTTCCGTGCTGATCCGAGAAGCCAAGGAGGGAGACTGTGGAAATATCCTGAGGCTGATTCGG GAACTCGCTGAGTACGAGAAACTCTCAGACCAGGTGAAGATCAGTGAAGAAG CCCTGAGAGCAGATGGCTTTGGAGAGAATCCTTTCTATCACTGTTTGGTAGCAGAGATTCTTCCTGTCCCCGGGGAGCCACAGGGTAAGAGCACCCCTATCTCAGAGGTGCCCTCTCCAGTCAGCCTCAAAGGTCTCTCCCCCAGGTGCCCAGCGGCCtga